Proteins encoded together in one Sphingomonas radiodurans window:
- the bchB gene encoding ferredoxin:protochlorophyllide reductase (ATP-dependent) subunit B, with protein sequence MQLTVWTYEGPPHVGAMRIATAMEGVHYVLHAPQGDTYADLLFTMIERRGKRPPVTYTTFQARDLGKDTAELFQTAAREAFERFKPQAMLVGASCTAELIQDDPAGMAQAMGLPCPVVALELPSYQRKENWGAAETFYQLVRKLVDKSARATPRDGRRPRANILGPTALGFRHRDDVIEITRLLGTMGIDVNVTAPLGANPADLARLHNADFNICLYPEIADTTCRWLEKTFGQPTVRTVPIGHGATREFVAEVAAVAGVDAAAVLDTSNMPWWSRSVDSTYLTGKRVFIFGDATHAIAAARVARDELGFEVIGLGCYNREFARELREAAKLYGVEPLITDDYLDVEDAIQALQPELVLGSQMERHIAKRLRIPCAVISAPVHVQDFPARYSPQMGFEGANVLFDTWVHPLVMGLEEHLLTMFRDDFEFSDASGASHLGHGAVAAPVVEERVLEPVAAATAPAEHAAAVTSPVGEKGGWSADAEKELMKIPFFVRGKARRNTERYATEQGIAAITLETLYEAKAHYAR encoded by the coding sequence ATGCAACTGACCGTCTGGACTTATGAAGGACCGCCCCATGTCGGCGCGATGCGGATCGCGACTGCGATGGAAGGCGTGCATTACGTGCTCCACGCGCCGCAAGGCGATACCTATGCCGACCTGCTGTTCACGATGATCGAGCGGCGCGGCAAGCGCCCGCCCGTCACCTACACCACCTTCCAAGCGCGCGACCTCGGCAAGGACACTGCCGAGCTGTTCCAGACCGCGGCTCGCGAGGCCTTTGAGCGCTTCAAGCCGCAGGCGATGCTGGTCGGCGCGTCCTGCACCGCCGAGCTGATCCAGGACGATCCAGCCGGCATGGCGCAGGCGATGGGTCTGCCCTGCCCGGTCGTGGCGCTCGAACTGCCGAGCTATCAGCGCAAGGAAAACTGGGGCGCGGCGGAGACCTTCTACCAACTGGTGCGCAAGCTGGTCGACAAGAGCGCCCGGGCTACGCCGCGCGACGGTCGCCGGCCGCGCGCCAATATCCTCGGGCCGACCGCGCTGGGCTTTCGCCACCGCGACGACGTGATCGAGATTACGCGGCTGCTCGGCACGATGGGCATCGACGTCAACGTCACCGCGCCGCTCGGCGCGAACCCGGCCGACCTCGCGCGGCTGCATAACGCCGATTTCAACATCTGCCTGTATCCTGAGATCGCCGATACGACCTGCCGCTGGCTGGAGAAGACCTTTGGCCAGCCGACGGTTCGCACGGTGCCGATCGGCCATGGCGCGACGCGGGAGTTCGTCGCCGAGGTTGCCGCCGTCGCCGGAGTCGATGCCGCAGCCGTACTCGACACGTCGAACATGCCGTGGTGGAGCCGCTCGGTCGACTCGACGTACCTGACCGGCAAGCGCGTCTTCATCTTCGGTGACGCAACGCATGCCATCGCCGCAGCGCGCGTGGCGCGCGACGAGCTCGGCTTCGAGGTCATCGGCCTTGGCTGCTACAATCGCGAGTTCGCGCGCGAATTGCGCGAGGCGGCCAAGCTTTACGGTGTCGAGCCGCTGATCACCGACGATTACCTCGACGTCGAAGACGCGATCCAGGCGCTCCAGCCCGAGCTGGTGCTCGGCTCGCAGATGGAGCGCCATATCGCCAAGCGGCTGCGAATCCCGTGCGCGGTGATCTCGGCGCCCGTCCATGTGCAGGATTTCCCCGCGCGCTATTCGCCGCAGATGGGGTTCGAAGGCGCCAACGTGCTGTTCGATACCTGGGTCCATCCGCTGGTGATGGGGCTGGAGGAACATCTGCTGACGATGTTTCGCGACGATTTCGAATTCTCGGACGCAAGCGGCGCGAGCCATCTGGGGCATGGCGCAGTTGCCGCCCCGGTAGTCGAAGAGCGCGTCCTCGAGCCCGTCGCTGCCGCGACAGCCCCTGCCGAACATGCCGCCGCCGTCACCTCGCCCGTCGGCGAAAAGGGAGGCTGGTCCGCCGACGCTGAAAAAGAGCTGATGAAGATCCCGTTCTTCGTGCGTGGGAAAGCACGGCGGAA
- a CDS encoding ferredoxin:protochlorophyllide reductase (ATP-dependent) subunit N — translation MSPIATLGCESAPVLRERGQREVFCGLTGIIWLHRKVQDAFFLVVGSRTCAHLLQSAAGVMVFAEPRFGTAIIEERDLAGMVDCNEELDRVVDRLLTRRPDIKLLFLVGSCPSEVIKLDLSRAAARLSVKHAGVTKILSYSGSGIETTFTEGEDACLAALVPYLATDTSDAPSLMIVGALPDVVEDQFLRLFTELGIATVHSLPARRANAMPPVGPNTRFLLAQPFLGETARALEDRGAVRLDALFPFGAEGTTNWLHAAAVAFGIDEMHFRRVVAPGRERAKRAIKHSRERLEGKRITFLPDSQLEIPLARFLSSELGMKPVEVGTPYLHRKHLAQELALLPADTVISEGQDVDRQLDRVRAAQPDLTVCGLGLANPLEAEGLTTKWAIELVFSPIHGFDQAGDLAELFARPLRRRDVLRV, via the coding sequence GTGTCGCCCATCGCAACGCTCGGGTGCGAATCGGCACCGGTGCTGCGCGAACGTGGGCAGCGCGAGGTTTTCTGCGGCCTGACCGGGATCATCTGGCTGCATCGCAAGGTGCAGGACGCCTTCTTCCTTGTCGTCGGATCACGCACCTGCGCGCATCTGCTGCAATCCGCCGCGGGCGTGATGGTGTTCGCCGAACCACGGTTCGGCACCGCGATCATCGAGGAGCGCGATCTGGCCGGGATGGTCGATTGCAACGAAGAGCTCGATCGCGTGGTCGACCGGTTGCTCACCCGGCGCCCCGATATCAAGCTGCTGTTCCTCGTCGGCTCGTGCCCGTCCGAAGTGATCAAGCTCGATCTGTCGCGCGCCGCCGCGCGGCTGTCGGTCAAGCATGCCGGCGTGACGAAGATCCTCAGCTATTCCGGCTCGGGCATCGAGACGACCTTCACCGAGGGCGAAGACGCCTGCCTCGCCGCGCTGGTACCCTACCTTGCCACTGACACCTCGGACGCGCCGAGCCTGATGATCGTCGGCGCGCTGCCCGATGTTGTCGAGGATCAGTTCCTGCGGTTGTTCACGGAGCTCGGCATCGCGACGGTCCATTCGCTGCCCGCTCGCCGCGCCAACGCGATGCCGCCCGTCGGGCCGAACACCCGGTTCCTGCTCGCGCAGCCGTTCCTCGGCGAGACCGCGCGGGCGCTGGAAGATCGCGGCGCGGTACGCCTCGACGCGCTGTTCCCGTTCGGCGCCGAAGGCACGACCAACTGGCTGCATGCCGCCGCGGTCGCCTTCGGGATCGACGAAATGCACTTCCGCCGTGTCGTCGCGCCGGGCCGCGAGCGGGCCAAGCGGGCGATCAAGCATTCGCGCGAGCGGCTCGAGGGCAAGCGCATCACGTTCCTTCCCGACTCGCAGCTTGAAATCCCGCTGGCGCGCTTCCTTTCGTCCGAACTCGGGATGAAGCCGGTCGAAGTCGGCACACCGTATCTCCATCGGAAGCATTTGGCGCAGGAACTCGCGCTGCTGCCGGCCGACACGGTGATCAGTGAAGGCCAGGACGTCGATCGGCAGCTCGATCGGGTCCGCGCTGCGCAACCGGACCTGACCGTCTGCGGCCTGGGGCTTGCCAATCCGCTGGAGGCCGAAGGGCTGACGACGAAATGGGCGATCGAGCTGGTGTTCTCGCCGATCCACGGTTTCGACCAGGCCGGCGACTTGGCCGAACTTTTTGCGCGCCCGCTACGGCGGCGCGACGTGCTGAGGGTCTGA
- the bchF gene encoding 2-vinyl bacteriochlorophyllide hydratase, which translates to MKTGAGKIVETASAGRDPLYTPEQRRRRDSTRWTLVQGILAPVQFLIFLISLALVLRYLSTGDGALAATVSIVIKTLTLYAIMITGSIWEKVVFDKWLFVPAFFWEDVFSMLVLALHTAYLVALVGDFGTERDRMILALAAYATYAINAGQFLLKLRAARLQSDASSTLAVAG; encoded by the coding sequence ATGAAGACGGGTGCGGGCAAAATCGTCGAAACGGCATCTGCCGGCCGCGACCCGCTCTACACGCCTGAACAGCGCCGCCGCCGCGACTCGACCCGGTGGACATTGGTGCAGGGCATTCTTGCCCCCGTGCAGTTCCTGATCTTTCTCATCAGCCTGGCGCTGGTGCTGCGGTACTTGAGCACTGGAGACGGCGCGCTCGCCGCGACGGTCTCGATCGTGATCAAGACGCTCACGCTCTATGCGATCATGATCACTGGCTCGATCTGGGAAAAGGTCGTGTTCGACAAGTGGTTGTTCGTCCCGGCCTTCTTCTGGGAAGACGTTTTCAGCATGCTCGTGCTGGCGCTGCACACCGCTTATCTGGTGGCGCTGGTCGGTGATTTTGGCACGGAGCGCGACCGCATGATCCTCGCGCTCGCAGCCTATGCGACTTATGCGATCAATGCCGGGCAGTTCCTGCTCAAGCTGCGTGCCGCACGGCTCCAAAGTGATGCCTCATCGACATTAGCGGTGGCGGGATGA
- a CDS encoding cobalamin B12-binding domain-containing protein: MPSLARIENKTGQLGGAGLARRYRADAHGLTAFRTLASIDYDRSLSTLIESEIIPRLMIAHAVDIAEVAAVEIDACEISALAPLALEVEADALLAHIEAILARGVSVDTVMVDLLAPAARLLGEYWEEDRCDFVDVTMGLWRLQEVVHEIAARMPADRMLAIGGHRALFASMPGDQHNFGTVVIDELFRRDGWVTDRMSGVETTDLVRRVGADWFDMVGLTVSCDRHIANLTSVIAALRNVSKNPRVCIMVGGRIFSADPELATQVGADGTASDARQALIVAADLVRVREQEPLDG; this comes from the coding sequence ATGCCGTCGTTGGCGCGTATCGAGAATAAGACCGGGCAGCTTGGCGGAGCAGGTCTTGCGCGACGATATCGTGCCGATGCGCATGGGCTGACGGCTTTCCGCACGCTTGCCAGTATCGATTATGATCGGTCGCTGTCTACCCTTATCGAAAGCGAGATCATCCCCCGCCTCATGATCGCCCATGCCGTCGACATAGCCGAAGTTGCGGCGGTGGAGATCGATGCCTGCGAGATTTCGGCACTGGCGCCGCTCGCGCTGGAAGTCGAGGCGGATGCGCTGCTCGCTCATATAGAGGCGATACTGGCGCGTGGCGTCAGCGTCGATACCGTGATGGTCGATCTGCTGGCGCCAGCCGCGCGACTGTTGGGCGAATATTGGGAAGAGGATCGCTGCGACTTCGTCGATGTTACGATGGGGCTGTGGCGGCTGCAGGAAGTGGTGCACGAGATTGCCGCGCGGATGCCGGCGGATCGGATGCTCGCGATCGGCGGCCACCGTGCGCTGTTTGCGTCGATGCCGGGCGACCAGCACAATTTCGGTACGGTCGTGATCGACGAACTGTTTCGGCGCGATGGCTGGGTGACTGATCGAATGAGCGGCGTGGAAACGACGGACCTTGTTCGTCGTGTCGGCGCAGATTGGTTTGACATGGTCGGATTGACGGTTAGCTGCGATCGTCATATCGCAAATCTAACATCTGTCATTGCAGCTTTACGGAATGTGTCCAAAAATCCGCGTGTCTGCATCATGGTGGGTGGGCGAATTTTCAGCGCTGATCCGGAACTGGCAACACAAGTCGGGGCGGATGGCACCGCAAGCGATGCCAGACAGGCCCTGATCGTGGCGGCGGACCTCGTTCGCGTCCGCGAGCAGGAGCCCCTCGACGGATAG
- the ppsR gene encoding transcriptional regulator PpsR produces the protein MPGQLSADVAASLLAAVGDVAFILSTQGTILDVAVSHGDLANHGFGDWIGESWGDTVTIESRPKITEMLADAVRPSTPIRWRQVNHPAAGGDVPVRYMVMTLGDGGRLVAIGRDMRGAAAMQQRLLQTQQSLERDYMRLRQAESRYRILFDMASEPVLIVDSETRRIREANPAAHRLLDAASGALIGELVHTIVDEGDRDDFVAYLGAAEAADDLPAVTVRLGGGRGDASLSARLFRQARAALFLVRVIASPEAVSDHHRHDATLAEVVERMPDAFVLVDRDLNVLTANAAFVELTETASIDRVTGARLSNWLGRPGIDLELIMSQLREHGSVRNVATILRGSAGAEEEIEASGVVAPLAGSECYGFTIRSVGRRLRDAPAITRDVPRSVEQLTELVGRMSLKEIVRESTDLIERLCIEAALAYTSDNRASAAEVLGVSRQSLYSKLHRHGLGNLVSGDN, from the coding sequence ATGCCGGGACAGCTGTCGGCTGATGTCGCGGCGTCGCTTCTTGCGGCGGTCGGCGATGTTGCGTTCATCCTGTCCACGCAGGGCACGATCCTCGACGTCGCGGTCTCGCACGGCGATCTAGCCAACCATGGCTTCGGTGACTGGATAGGCGAGTCCTGGGGCGATACCGTCACCATCGAAAGCCGGCCCAAGATTACTGAAATGCTCGCGGACGCTGTTCGGCCGAGTACCCCGATCCGCTGGCGCCAGGTCAATCATCCCGCGGCAGGCGGCGATGTGCCGGTGCGCTATATGGTGATGACGCTCGGTGACGGCGGCCGGCTGGTGGCGATCGGTCGCGACATGCGCGGCGCCGCCGCGATGCAGCAGCGGCTGTTGCAGACCCAGCAGTCGCTCGAACGCGATTACATGCGGCTTCGCCAGGCCGAAAGCCGCTATCGCATCCTGTTCGACATGGCGTCCGAGCCGGTGCTGATCGTCGATTCCGAAACGCGCCGCATCCGCGAGGCCAATCCCGCCGCGCATCGCTTGCTCGACGCGGCAAGTGGCGCTCTGATCGGCGAGTTGGTCCACACGATCGTCGATGAGGGCGATCGCGACGATTTCGTCGCCTATCTCGGTGCGGCCGAAGCTGCCGATGATTTGCCCGCGGTGACGGTGCGGCTGGGCGGTGGGCGCGGTGACGCGTCGCTGTCGGCGCGGCTGTTCCGCCAGGCGCGCGCCGCGCTGTTCCTGGTTCGCGTCATCGCGTCGCCCGAAGCGGTATCCGACCACCATCGGCATGATGCAACGCTCGCCGAAGTGGTCGAGCGGATGCCTGACGCGTTCGTCTTGGTAGATCGCGACCTCAACGTCCTGACCGCCAACGCCGCCTTCGTCGAATTGACCGAGACCGCCTCGATCGATCGGGTAACCGGCGCGCGGCTGTCGAACTGGCTCGGCCGACCCGGCATCGATCTCGAACTGATCATGTCGCAATTGCGCGAGCATGGATCGGTCCGCAACGTTGCCACGATCCTGCGCGGGTCCGCTGGCGCGGAGGAGGAGATCGAGGCATCCGGCGTGGTGGCGCCGCTCGCCGGCAGCGAATGCTATGGCTTCACCATCCGATCGGTCGGTCGCCGGCTGCGCGACGCGCCGGCGATTACGCGTGACGTGCCGCGGTCGGTCGAGCAACTGACAGAGCTAGTCGGACGAATGTCGCTGAAGGAGATCGTCCGCGAATCGACCGATCTGATCGAGCGACTATGTATCGAGGCCGCGCTCGCCTACACATCGGACAATCGCGCATCCGCGGCCGAGGTTCTCGGCGTCAGCCGCCAGAGCCTCTATTCCAAGCTCCATCGCCACGGCCTCGGCAATCTCGTGTCCGGCGACAATTAA
- the chlG gene encoding chlorophyll synthase ChlG, giving the protein MDRSRAPRRAAPLPSPRDVLELLKPITWFPPIWAFMCGVVSSGVPIAERWPFLITGVLLTGPLVCGTSQAVNDWFDRHVDAINQPDRPIPSGRIAGQWGLWIAIIGTVLSLVVAAATGPWVFAATCLGIVCAWGYSAPPFRFKTSGIVGPAVVALTYEGLTWFTGAAVMAGALPSAPVLIVLALYSFGAHGIMTLNDFKAVEGDRATGLRSLPVVLGVGPAARVACAVMAAPQVVVVALLASWGLTIAASVVAALLVGQLILMRRLLSDPLAHTPWYNATGTTLYVFGMLASAFGLGGMSGL; this is encoded by the coding sequence ATGGATCGATCGAGGGCACCCCGGCGCGCCGCGCCTTTGCCGTCCCCCCGCGATGTACTGGAACTCCTGAAACCGATCACATGGTTTCCGCCGATCTGGGCGTTCATGTGCGGCGTCGTCTCGTCGGGTGTCCCGATCGCTGAACGCTGGCCATTCCTGATTACGGGCGTGCTGCTCACCGGTCCGCTGGTGTGCGGAACGAGCCAGGCGGTCAACGACTGGTTCGACCGGCATGTCGATGCAATCAACCAGCCCGATCGCCCGATCCCCTCGGGGCGGATCGCTGGCCAATGGGGGCTGTGGATCGCGATCATCGGCACCGTCTTGTCGCTGGTCGTCGCGGCGGCAACGGGGCCATGGGTATTTGCTGCCACCTGCCTCGGTATCGTGTGCGCCTGGGGCTACAGCGCGCCGCCGTTCCGCTTCAAGACGAGCGGCATCGTCGGCCCGGCGGTCGTCGCGCTCACCTATGAGGGTCTCACGTGGTTCACCGGCGCCGCGGTGATGGCGGGGGCGCTGCCCTCGGCGCCGGTGCTGATCGTGCTCGCGCTGTACAGCTTCGGCGCGCATGGCATCATGACGCTCAATGATTTCAAGGCGGTCGAGGGCGATCGCGCGACCGGCTTGCGCTCGCTCCCGGTGGTGCTCGGGGTCGGCCCCGCCGCGCGGGTCGCATGCGCCGTGATGGCAGCGCCGCAAGTCGTCGTGGTCGCGCTGCTCGCAAGCTGGGGGCTGACGATCGCCGCCAGCGTCGTCGCAGCGTTGCTCGTCGGTCAGCTCATCCTGATGCGCCGGCTGCTCAGCGATCCGCTCGCGCACACGCCCTGGTACAACGCGACCGGCACGACGCTGTACGTGTTCGGCATGCTGGCCTCGGCGTTCGGCCTCGGCGGAATGTCCGGCCTGTGA
- a CDS encoding BCD family MFS transporter — translation MTPLGWLGIARLGLVQSAIGAIVMLATSLLNRVMVVEYALPAALPAGLVAWHYAVQLSRPAWGHGSDRGRRRTPWIILGMATLAAGAMLAVASLGLLATRSAGGFALAILAFTLIGGGVGAAGTSLLALLATRVAPERRAAAASITWIMMIAGIVVTASVASKFIDPFSLSRLTMVAGSVAAAALLVSLVAVWGIEGDASLVPPPVRNAPTPSFGIVLREMWADDDARRFTLFVFVSMLAYSMQDLILEPFAGLVFAATPGESTKLSGLQHAGVLAGMILVGVGGSAFGSGGGSGLRRWIVGGCLGSAVALLGLALASRTGGDWPLTANVVALGFANGIFAVAAIGSMMGLAGADRGREGIRMGVWGAAQAIAFGLGGLIGAVGVDVGRALTGSTTQTFTIVFAAEALLFLVAASLALRGSVRATGMPAIVGKPA, via the coding sequence GTGACGCCGCTCGGCTGGCTCGGGATCGCCCGGCTGGGGCTGGTGCAAAGCGCGATCGGCGCGATCGTCATGCTCGCAACTTCGCTGCTGAACCGCGTGATGGTCGTCGAATATGCGCTGCCCGCTGCGCTGCCGGCCGGGCTCGTTGCGTGGCATTACGCCGTTCAGCTGTCGCGACCCGCCTGGGGCCATGGCTCGGACCGTGGGCGTCGGCGCACGCCCTGGATCATTCTTGGTATGGCGACGCTGGCCGCCGGCGCGATGCTTGCGGTCGCTTCGCTCGGCCTGCTCGCTACGCGATCGGCTGGTGGGTTCGCGCTCGCCATCCTCGCGTTCACGTTGATCGGCGGCGGGGTGGGTGCGGCCGGCACGTCGTTGCTCGCGCTGCTCGCCACCCGAGTCGCGCCCGAGCGACGCGCGGCAGCGGCGTCGATCACGTGGATCATGATGATCGCGGGGATCGTCGTGACTGCGAGTGTCGCGAGCAAGTTCATAGATCCGTTCTCGCTATCCCGTCTGACGATGGTCGCTGGCAGCGTCGCCGCGGCGGCGCTGCTGGTGTCGCTCGTGGCGGTCTGGGGCATCGAGGGCGATGCGTCGTTGGTGCCGCCGCCGGTGCGCAACGCGCCGACACCTTCGTTCGGCATCGTCCTGCGCGAAATGTGGGCGGACGATGACGCGCGCCGCTTCACGCTGTTCGTGTTCGTGTCGATGCTCGCCTATTCGATGCAGGATCTGATCCTCGAGCCATTCGCTGGCCTCGTTTTCGCCGCCACGCCGGGGGAATCGACGAAGCTCTCCGGCCTGCAGCACGCTGGCGTGCTTGCGGGCATGATCCTCGTCGGCGTCGGCGGCAGCGCCTTCGGGAGCGGCGGGGGCAGCGGATTGCGGCGGTGGATCGTCGGCGGCTGCCTCGGGTCTGCGGTGGCGCTGCTCGGGCTCGCGCTGGCGTCGCGCACTGGAGGGGATTGGCCACTCACCGCAAACGTCGTCGCGCTCGGCTTCGCCAACGGCATCTTTGCGGTCGCCGCGATCGGCTCGATGATGGGGCTGGCGGGAGCAGACCGCGGTCGCGAAGGCATCCGCATGGGCGTCTGGGGCGCGGCGCAAGCGATCGCGTTCGGGCTTGGCGGGCTGATTGGCGCGGTTGGCGTGGATGTCGGTCGCGCACTGACCGGATCGACGACACAGACGTTCACAATTGTGTTCGCTGCGGAGGCGTTGCTGTTCCTAGTCGCTGCATCGCTCGCGTTGCGCGGCAGCGTGCGGGCCACCGGCATGCCGGCAATCGTTGGAAAGCCGGCATGA
- a CDS encoding geranylgeranyl diphosphate reductase, with protein MTDYDCVVVGGGPSGATAATDLAAAGHSVLLLDRAGRIKPCGGAIPPRLIKDFEIPDHLIVGRAVLARMIGPSDVAVDMAVDQAGGGGYVGMVDRETFDEWLRARAAAAGSARGTGLFDRIERDEDGTAIVVYTDARGGAEHRVRARCVIGADGARSRVARATLEDAERMPCVFAYHEVIKSPAASDKSGNAFDPGRCDVFYQGELSPDFYGWVFPHGDTASVGVGSANKGFHLRDAVTRLRAREGLDECETLRREGAPIPLKPLRRWDNGRDVLVTGDAAGVVAPASGEGIYYAMVAGREAATAVNAFLVSGNPRALRGARRAFMRAHGQVFWILGVMQYFWYRNDRRRERFVAMCKDRDVQNLIWPAYLNKRLVYARPLAYFRIFLKDMRHLLQTAN; from the coding sequence ATGACCGATTACGACTGCGTCGTTGTGGGCGGCGGACCATCCGGCGCAACCGCCGCGACTGACCTCGCGGCGGCCGGACACAGCGTTTTGCTGCTCGACCGCGCGGGGCGCATCAAGCCCTGTGGCGGCGCGATCCCGCCGCGGCTGATCAAGGACTTCGAAATCCCCGATCATCTGATCGTCGGTCGCGCAGTTCTGGCGCGGATGATCGGCCCGTCTGACGTGGCGGTCGACATGGCCGTCGATCAGGCCGGCGGCGGTGGCTATGTCGGCATGGTCGATCGCGAGACCTTCGATGAATGGCTGCGCGCCCGCGCCGCCGCGGCCGGATCGGCGCGCGGCACTGGACTGTTCGACCGGATCGAGCGCGACGAGGATGGCACCGCGATTGTCGTCTACACTGATGCGCGCGGCGGCGCCGAACATCGCGTCCGCGCGCGCTGCGTCATCGGTGCCGATGGTGCGCGTTCGCGAGTCGCCCGCGCGACGCTGGAAGATGCTGAGCGTATGCCCTGCGTCTTCGCCTATCACGAAGTGATCAAATCTCCCGCAGCGAGCGACAAGAGCGGCAACGCATTCGACCCAGGCCGGTGCGACGTCTTCTACCAGGGTGAACTTTCGCCCGATTTCTACGGGTGGGTGTTTCCGCACGGCGACACCGCGAGCGTCGGCGTCGGGAGCGCCAACAAGGGCTTCCACCTGCGCGATGCGGTCACTCGGCTGCGCGCGCGCGAGGGGCTCGACGAGTGCGAAACGCTCCGGCGGGAGGGCGCCCCGATTCCGCTTAAGCCGCTGCGCCGCTGGGATAATGGGCGCGACGTCCTCGTCACCGGCGACGCTGCCGGGGTGGTCGCGCCCGCCTCGGGCGAGGGCATCTATTATGCGATGGTCGCGGGGCGCGAAGCGGCGACTGCGGTCAATGCGTTCTTGGTTTCGGGCAACCCGCGCGCGCTGCGCGGCGCGCGCCGCGCCTTTATGCGCGCGCACGGCCAAGTGTTCTGGATTCTTGGGGTGATGCAGTATTTCTGGTATCGCAACGATCGGCGCCGGGAACGCTTCGTGGCCATGTGCAAGGATCGAGACGTGCAGAACCTGATCTGGCCGGCCTATCTCAACAAGCGGTTGGTCTATGCTCGGCCGCTTGCCTACTTCCGCATATTCCTGAAAGATATGCGCCACTTGCTCCAGACGGCGAACTGA
- a CDS encoding TspO/MBR family protein, whose product MTRASLFPIIIAGVIAMIVAVMGATVTDIGPWYRSLVQPSWSPPDVAYGIAWTVIYALTAMAGVRGWLAITEWAEREWLLGLFALNGFLNLLWSFLFFRLHRPDWALIEVIGLWLSVAALIIYVWRRSTTGGILLVPYLLWVTFAGYLNMTIVRLNGPFP is encoded by the coding sequence GTGACTCGCGCTTCATTGTTTCCGATCATCATTGCCGGCGTTATCGCGATGATCGTCGCCGTGATGGGTGCGACCGTCACCGATATCGGCCCCTGGTATCGCAGCCTCGTCCAGCCATCTTGGTCACCGCCGGATGTGGCGTACGGCATCGCCTGGACGGTGATCTATGCGCTGACTGCAATGGCGGGCGTTCGGGGCTGGCTCGCGATAACGGAGTGGGCCGAGCGCGAATGGCTGCTTGGCCTCTTTGCGCTGAACGGCTTCCTCAACCTGCTGTGGAGCTTCCTGTTTTTCCGCCTGCACCGCCCGGATTGGGCGCTCATCGAAGTGATCGGGCTGTGGTTGTCGGTCGCGGCGCTGATCATCTACGTCTGGCGGCGATCGACGACCGGCGGGATTTTGTTGGTGCCCTATCTGCTGTGGGTCACCTTCGCGGGCTATCTGAACATGACGATCGTCCGCCTCAACGGGCCGTTTCCCTGA
- a CDS encoding c-type cytochrome, translating to MHFGSTTRFGRLTACLAVSALALSACSKKTEEADTATTTTATTTDTAATTTEAAPVAAPAAAAPPVDNVDTISGVKFASYTGDAAKGKTDFAACAACHGVEAGVNKIGPSLHAVVGRTAGTVAGYTYSAANKNSGITWTPEKLFQYLEKPQRIVPGTKMTYAGMTDPQKRANVIAYLQTTS from the coding sequence ATGCATTTTGGATCGACGACTCGTTTTGGACGGCTGACGGCGTGCCTGGCGGTTTCGGCGCTGGCACTCTCGGCCTGCTCGAAGAAAACGGAAGAAGCCGATACGGCTACGACCACCACGGCCACCACCACTGATACCGCAGCGACGACGACGGAAGCCGCTCCCGTTGCGGCGCCCGCAGCCGCTGCGCCGCCGGTCGACAATGTCGACACGATCAGCGGTGTGAAATTTGCCAGCTACACCGGCGACGCTGCGAAAGGCAAAACAGATTTCGCGGCGTGTGCGGCGTGCCACGGAGTCGAAGCAGGCGTGAACAAGATCGGACCGTCGCTGCATGCGGTGGTCGGCCGCACGGCTGGCACGGTCGCGGGCTACACCTATTCCGCCGCGAATAAGAACAGCGGGATCACCTGGACCCCCGAAAAGCTGTTCCAGTATCTCGAGAAGCCGCAGCGGATCGTGCCGGGCACTAAGATGACCTACGCTGGTATGACTGATCCGCAGAAGCGTGCGAACGTGATCGCCTATCTGCAGACGACGTCCTGA
- a CDS encoding SRPBCC family protein, with protein sequence MIHELRIERLIDAPVATVWQAWTEHFAEWFVPRPWTVEVVEQDLRTGGRSAMVMRGPEGESNPSEGVFLEVVPGRRIVSTDAFRADWEPQEPFMVRIDEFADAEGKTRYTAIARHWTVEARDQHAAMGFEAGWNAATDQLEEVVRRIAAEPSVV encoded by the coding sequence ATGATCCACGAACTACGCATCGAGCGCCTGATTGACGCGCCGGTCGCCACTGTGTGGCAGGCATGGACCGAGCATTTCGCGGAATGGTTCGTGCCCCGCCCCTGGACGGTCGAGGTGGTCGAGCAGGATCTGCGCACCGGCGGGCGATCGGCGATGGTGATGCGCGGGCCAGAGGGTGAATCCAATCCGTCGGAAGGCGTCTTCCTGGAAGTGGTGCCGGGGCGCCGGATCGTTTCGACCGATGCTTTCAGGGCCGATTGGGAGCCGCAGGAGCCGTTCATGGTTCGGATCGACGAGTTCGCCGACGCCGAGGGCAAGACGCGTTACACCGCGATCGCACGCCATTGGACGGTCGAAGCGCGTGACCAGCACGCGGCAATGGGCTTCGAGGCGGGCTGGAACGCTGCCACCGATCAGCTGGAGGAAGTGGTGCGGCGGATCGCTGCTGAACCAAGCGTGGTTTGA